GAAAATATATTGACTGTGACGCTGATAATATGCTGCATTTCTGCAATAGTGCTCTTCAGTCGCAAGCTGCGTGTACGCACTCACAAATGGGACAATTTGGGCACAGCTGAGAGCTTAAAAACTGCGTCTGTACACTTCATAGTGTTTAATGCGATGGGACCCATCCTGCAAGAACAAACTGCGTCTGCGACACTGAGGAAGGTGCCAGACAAGGAGAAGGTTAGAACGAAAAGTGCCGAAAACACTGGGATTGTTGCCAGGTATGCTTGAATGGAGCAAATTATTAAAATCGCAGAAATAACAAAAACGGTGTCACTAACAACATGTGCTTTATTTGCAGCAATAATAAGAGAGGtggaaatgtgtatcagaataagaAACATCTTGAAAAAACAGTGCCCTTGCGTCCTGGGCAAGAGAAGGATCCACCGCCCAAAGCGAAAATTGTAAGTTACATATGCAACTAATGCAATATAAATACATCAAACATCCTGTTTGGGCagctatttgaatatgtttttatgatCTTTCCAAGGTCCAAACTGCCATTAAAGCAAAGAAAGCTAAGAGTCCGACTGGGGGCACTTGCAAGTTGCGTGGGTGAGTGTTGCTTAACATATGCAATTCGATGTATAAGTAACaacaaatagtaataataaaagaacaaaattaaataaaacaaatggatataaatatttagtttcaggAAGCAATGATTCACCAATCAGAAAAAAAGTATTCCAGAGTGCCATGTGATAAATATCAGGGCTGGGTATTGACAGATTTTATAATTCTGATTCACAACTCCTGATTATTgatccatttttttatattaggtGTTTTTATGTGAACTTCTTGGTGATAAAATTGTTTCTACTCCAATTCGTTGCTTAAATTTTAAGGGTGACTGTCATGGCacagatttattcaaacatgCATTCAATAAGACATCACTAATAGGTAAACATGAAATGTATATATGCTCCTCTCTAGAGTTACCTACAACATACCTTATGATGGTCATTCCTCTAGCTTGTCTTCCACCTTTACCAtaaaaaaacctgttaaatgactaaatgtaaaaaaaaaaatatatatatttttttatactgttgTGAATATATGATTATAAATTCATAGGCTGTACTCGTGACAGAGATCTGCTTCATCACTGATAAATGATAAGATATCTCTAAGTTTTGTTCCACTAAATGGTTTGTAGGTAAACATCCACCTCATCCAGCAgtcttttttatcttattttcttATCCAGCACTCTCTTCTGTCTTGTAAAGTATTCTGTTACTGTTCTGATGTTGAAACAATTCAGTGAATGAGGGAACTGTCCAAATAGGTCAAACTGAATCACAAACATTTCCAGACCTTTCTGTAAACTGGTTTGACTAATTAGTTCAGAAACTAGTGATTAATTTGCGAATGTGGCATCATTAAAAAGAGTCTAGGGACACCCCTGTCTAAAATTTTTAGGAAAGAGGAAAATTGGTTCACAAGCTGCTTGAAGTGAGTCAGATAAGATACAGTGATCTTTTACACCACATTAAAgataaaaattgcattttactTCTCAAATTCTGATACAATTGTATTAACAACAATAATTGGATGTGATGCATACTATAAATTAACTTTAGTGATGGTTTTGTTCATGCATCAACAGAATTAATCTTGGAATTTAAGTACGGTATCAGTTCATCAAAATGAAAGTCAAGTAGTCAATATTGTTGTCAACCaagccctaataaatatattgataaaacATCTCACTTGAACTACTGCTGCAGCACACAGGGTGAATCAGATCTGAGGCCTCCACGTCCCAAACTCTCTTGTCAAGAAGGGGGACAGGAGAGGCAGAAAATCCAGCTGGAGCCTCAGTGCTGTAAAGAGATGCTACAGAGCCGCGTGGCCTTGGAGAAGAGTCGTCGTGCTCTATCATTGCCCTTGGCTCCTCAACCAGTGCTGCAGCAGTTCCCCTCGCAGAAACAACTCTCAGACCTGGACTCACTCCACCTCCTGGAGCACAAGGAGGACGACACGGACAGTGCCAGTGACCTGTCCGACTCTGAGCGGCTCCCTGTGCTGCCTTCCCCCTGCACTCCTCCTCAGCTCAACCTCCGAGCCGAGGTCTTCAACTCCATGGAGCTGCATCCTCACATACCTGGACCCAGGACGGTGGAGAACAATGAAGTCAGCTATATCTACCCAGACTTCCTGCCGCCTCCATTCAATGCTTGGAGCTTGAGGGAGCTCGCCATCTTCCTCAACACGGAGGGTAAGCGGGCTCCCCGGCCAAAACCCGTAGGGCAGCTAGAGAATTATTTAGAGCGCCTCCTCCAGCTGGAGTGGCACCAGATCCAAACCATTCAGGCAGAGAACGGACGGCACATCGTGCCCATCATCCGAACAAGAGCTCAGGCCGCCAGTGTCCTAGTGAACGGCAACCGGCCTAGGCCTCATACTGCTCCTCCAACACGCCTCAGCTCCCCGAAAAGCTTTCAGCAGGGTCAGAAGGCCTTCTTCTCTTCAGTGGTCAGCCCATCGCACACCCAGGTTTCTCGTCCTGTCTGCCCCTACTGCCACATCCGCTATCCGCTCTGCAACGGCACCTGCTCTCCGTATGCCTACCAGCGACATTCCCGCCTCAGCCCCCTGCTAGAGCGCAAAGCTCCCCCTGCCAACTTCCAAAAGAGGAGCAGCAGCGAAAGCCGGGCTTCCATCTCCGAAAACCGTGATGCATTGAAAAACCAGCATCCAGTCAGTCCTCAGGCAGCAAAGGCTCATCAGAAACACATACAAGCCGCAGGAAATATGCGCAGGGCATCTCATGAACTTAACACAAATGGAAAATCCCATTCTTCTGTCAGGAAAGAAAAGACTGGAAGGTCAAACGAAGTAGAAAAACAGAAAGATCCACTTGGAGCAAAATGTGGATGGGTTGATAGGCATGATCCTGTTGGAATGAAACGTGAAGGTGGTGGTCTTAGGAAAAAAATGGTAAAGGATGGTCCGAGAGTCGAAACGGGTGAAGTACGACTAAGATCTGGCATTAAAAGAACGGTCACTGATGGCTGCGATGCAAAGGTAGCGACGGCTACCAAGACTACTGGCAAAATAAAACATTCTCAATACGCCAAGTAGTTAGTGCACCTTGCACGCAATTTTCAGTTGCCTCCTAAACAATTACACTTTGCATACTGTAAAGAAGAGCTAATTAAAACATTATCCCTGCAGTTAACTGTAGTAGTTTGTAAAAAAGGATACAAGTGCGGTCACATTTTTGCAAAATTAGTAGCAAAATTTAGCAGgaaaaaatgtttattgtcttTTGTCAATAACTCACGCAGAATTCACTTTGAGCTTTCTGACGGTCGACAGGGACCAACTCGAGCCCGTTCTGAAATGTGCATGGGATTGCATGGATTCCTGTTGAAATGCTTGGATTTTACCCATCTAAATTTGCCGGATAACTACAAATGTGAccgcaccttaaaaaaaaaaaaaaaagcatccttCTCTTTAGAAATCACGCCTTTTCATCATCATTGTTACAGCAGAACTTCAAAGTGCGTTTCTTGAataagatatatttattttatctgcCTAAGTACACAAAAGCAGGCTATCTTTACTTACTGTACGCGAAAATCCTCTATAAAATGAAATGTACTTAAATCTAGTGTGCATGTGCAGTACATATCTCTGGCTGAGAATGTCAGATTGTCAGGCTCTTTGTCAAGTAAGCACTATGGGTCAAAGAAtgtatatttttgagatgaataatgaatgttttataaCGACTGTATTTTTGTAAATGGCTCTTTACAAGGACTTCTTTTcttgttatttattaaatcattcaTCTGTTTTATTACAATGAGTTGACACTTAAGTTAAATAAGAATGTGTTTATCTTTGAATGTTTAGGAGCTCATTACTTAGGTTTCCAGTAAGTTAAATGTCATTGAATTGTGAATTGTAAGGATTGGTTATGGTGGTTCTGTGGTGAGGTTTGTGTTGATGGAGATGGACCTACTGTAAGCTATAAAATGTCAAGATATTATGGTCAAGGTTATCTCTTTTTCTTTACTTTTGGAGAACTTTTCAGGTGATTACATTGACCTTCATGTCTCTAAATATAGCATgtgtagtttatttttacagaaacaaTGATGGTAGTGGTTTTGTAGTTTTATATGTACTGTAATGCATTGTCAAAATACTTGAATATGACTTGAAAGTTGGTACAGGTTGAAGCTATACAGTACATGGTACAACATTTCCATAATTGATGTACTGTATCTACTGTAGCATCATTTCATTTCGGATGTTATGTACTGTGTGAAGTCCCTTATCaggcaaaaaacacacacaaaaatctacTTTTGTCTTATTGTCAGatgtgcttttattttgaagagttGAATGCAGCTATTTTTATGAGATCCAGAATAAAGAGTTTTCATTACCTCATCAAAGCCTCTGTCTACAGTCTTTAATGCAGGAATTGATACGGCCATTGTATTCTCATTAAAACAGTGAACAAGGACAGACAATGTTATTTTCAGGAtgtgaatgaattttttttacacCTATCTGAATCCTTAGGTGCATATTGTAACAATTGTGGGTATTTGTGGTTTTGTCATATGTAGTTTGTCACACTAATTTGATGTCATTTGCATGTTTTCATGTCCTCTTCTGTCCTGGAAAAAGATTTAAAAGCTTTTGAAGCCATTTTTGGCGGTCATTCACACAGCCTGTGTAAatacaaagcaaacaaaaagctTCTTTACTTATTGCAGGAGACGTTAGAAAATGCTTAGGTGTTccattattattagaaaataaattgtattcctgtagctcaattggtagagcattgccttatcaagcgcccaaggttgggggttcgattccctgggaacacaggataggtaaaaattgttagcctgaatgcactgtaagtcactttggataaaagcgtctgctaaatgcattttttttttatatatatacattttaattagtatatttacttcaaaaaataaaattagttttactcaccctcaggccatccataaTTTAGTTTGTTTGTCGGAACAGCATTACATTGCTTACTCACCAATGGAccttcttcagtgaatgggtgccgtcagaatgagagtcaatgCAAATGAGAATCTCATCTGAATcaaaagagaaatatgcacagaccaaGCACCGTTAACCAACCAAAGCAGTTCTaaacaaaaagtatattttaatatgaaaggacaacaggggatggactttttttactggaggaagagttatttattattattattattattattattatttttatcagaaGCGATGGTTTAAATTCTCGAAACCATGCTTAGCGGTCAGATACTGCCATAGCCGCTGCATCTGCCACTTACAACCCtgagagagaggaagacagaTTACTGCtctttaataaaacatattttcatggACATAATAGTACTGTATGTCCAGTTACTTCCAACATACCTTTTCAGGATCATAATTAGTAGCTGTTTTTTGCACTGCAACATTGGTGAGATGAACGTCTGTGTACATCAAGGTTAAAGGGGGAAAAACAAGTTAATTACTCTACTATGGGGCGTAATATAAATAACATGTATTTCAGAAACGTATGAAAAGGATAAACTGATCCTCTATGCTGCTGAGAGAGAACCataattacaaaacaacaaactGGATGTTCTCCAGTTTACAGAATGAGTTTCAACAAGGACATGAAAACTTTTTACAAATCAAAATCGCATAATTGAACTAATTACGACATGGTGTAAATGTACCTTAATTTCTGAAAAAGTTGCAAAAGTAATGACTTTTTCAAACAAGTTTCCTACTGCAGCATTAGAAAGTACTTTAACAATGAAAAATAGCAATGCAtatttatgaaaaacattttcataaaaaataaataaatagcttacTTACTGATGTTACAAGAACATAGACTCTCAAGTAAAATTTCTCCCTGGTGAgatatataataaacatacatGACATAACAAACATCAAGTGATATATTTAGCAATAGTAATAAAGGTTGAgtaaaatcaaataaagaaaatatactcAAGCTAAAAGTAGTAGATGTACCAGCTGTGAGGTACGGATTCTCAATGTAACGCTGAGCGACATAGATCTCAACTTGAGCCTCGTCTTTCTGTTCTTCAGAGCGGGACCCATCCTAAAACCAACAACAGCATACAGGTTTAGACAAGATagggtgagtaaaaaaaaacaacaaaaaaaaacacaatatttacatttttgtgagaATTGTCCCCTTAAGGTTCATTGTGTATTATCTTCCTCCAGTCTATGATATCTCTGAGTTTTCGAAACAGAAAAATTGTGCCACCTGTGTTGGGAAAGTATGTAATCCAGGTGCTCCCTGGGCTTCTCTTAAACTCTGGTCTCTGGTTTAGGACGTCCTGTATGGTGTTGGTCAGGCCACATCTGTACCGTACCCAACTCCTTCCCTCCCTAAGAAGGAAGCCATTTTATCCTTTTATACAGTCATGCATTCATATGTAAATACAGACAacagtttaacatttaaacttCAGAGAAactataaaatgattttaaaaatgcagtttcaaaagtttggggtctgtaggacttttttatgcatttgaaatAAATCTCTAATGGTTACAAAGGCAGCACTTATTTAATcgaaatactgtaaaacatatttttaatttattttaaaatgtaatttattcataaaatcaAGAATGTTATTTGTTCATAACCTTTATTTAACTGACTAAAGCACAAAAAAATCCATTGTTTTCACTGACAAACTTTCTATAAACAAATTCAAATTGtgattttgatggctgcaacacacttcaaaaaagttgggacaaaggCATGTTTAACTCTGTGTCACATCAActttccttttatttacaatgtttaattgtttgggAATTGAGGATAATACGTTTTTTGTCCAATCTCGCTTGATACAAGACTTCAGCTGCTCAGTCTGTGATCATCTTTGTCCGATTCTCCTTTTCATGACCGATCATACATTTTCAATTAGAGACAGATCTGGACTGATCTAGTACATTCACTCCGTGTCTAAGAAACCATGCTGTtgtagcacatgcagaatgagaCTGGCATTGTCTTGATCTAATACCCAAGCACTCGTCATTAAAGACATCATCTTGATACCTGTCCCAATATATGCATCCATATTAACGGTGCCTTCGCACATATGCTAGTGACCCATGCTGTCTGCTCTTCTGCAGCTTCATACCACGACAGATGTTTGCTCTTGCCTCTGTAACTGATGAAAGTCtggattgtccctttggtcttTGGGACTGTGACCTTTCATCCATTTTCCTCAGAAACCAATTGAAATGTGgactcatctgaccacagcacacATTTCCactgtctttttgtctgtctgaGATGAGATCGGTCACAGAGAATCCCGCGGTATCACTGCAGAGAACTGATGTTTAGCTTTTTTCCAGAGTTACAGAGATTCAAGTTGAATTTATTGATGCAGCAGCAGACTGTGTTAAGTGACAGTGGTTTACTGAAGTACTCCTGAGCCCATGTGACTATATTTAACACTACAGCATGAAGGTTTCTTATGCAATGCCATATATAATGGGGTTCAAAGGTCATCATGTACATTCAACTGCTGTTTTCTGCCTTGCCCTACACAGACTGATTTCTCTCTGGATTCCCtaaatcttttcacaatattacgtaTGGTAGCTGGTGAAAGACCTACTTTCTTTGCGATTTTGCATTGAGAAATGTGATTTTGATCGATTTGTTTGATACTTTTCTCATGAAATTTGGCACAAAGTGTTGAAGCCATGATCAAGCTTTGCTTGTAAAGACTAAGATGCTCCTTTCATACCATAACATGATACCCTCACCTACCAATTCACCCGCTTtcaaaagagtttcatttggatattcttttcacttttattttgccccgtcccaacttttttgtagtGTGCTGCAGCAATCAAAATCAAAGTcggtttatatttacaaaatacatttacgaAGACTTTGGAAATGTTTTCTTTACACTTTTGTCAATGAAATATAAGTTAAAGAGAATTAACAAATAACAGGatcttgattttattgcattttacaaaacgACCCAACTTTTCTGGAATTGGGGTGGTAACATTATAGCTGAATAATAACAATCAACTTAATCTCTTTAAAagatataataacattttacagaCCCCAGATTGTACAACCACAGTGTTCAGCTCTTGATTGAATGAATGTCATGGTattaaaaattgttagcctgaatgcactgtaagttgctttggataaaagtgtctgctaaatgcattaatttaattttaatttattaaacagcAGCAGCTAATAGACTTACCCTTCTTTTTTTCTCCGTGAACTGTAGGCCCCTTTATGTCCAGCTGTCTGCTGATTTAGGTAACGTTAAGTTTGTTACAGCAAACCTGATTAAAGCTGAAGCCTCACACATAACTCTGTGCTAAAGCTAATTTTAGGTAATTATATCAGCAGTCAAGCGCAGGTCTCAGATAAAGCACATAATATAATCTTTGTTTCAGAAGCCACCCTCTTACCTTATTTTTATGTCGCGTGACACTACAACTGTGGGCTATATGTTGCCACAGCAACCACCGAGCCATTCAGTAGTGACGCGTTGACCAGCGCTCTGCTCTGTCTCCACTACATTCACACATATTATCTTCAGTTTGCTTTTTGTGGAGAAACAAGATAATCATTATTTTCCCCAGTATATATTATTTAGTATATATTATTTAGGATGCTCCAAGGTGGAAACAGCATGAATATGTACACTAGATGGcagcattatttaaataatatgatcCCCAAGGAAACAAAAGATCCATCTTCACGTGCACAGAAGCATGGAGCTTATTACTAGGCCTTCATAAATGTGTCCAAACCACTGATCTGTATATTACTATATATGTTCtctaatatagatcagtggtccaAACCAACGGAATCTGAAAACACTCCTTTTCAAGAGTGATTTTTTGATGATACACATTAAGCACACAGAcatcaagcagaataaaggcaGCAGATCATCTGTCAGTGGTCCCTCATTATTCCATATTTTCGAACAGTAATCTCGATTTAATTaagatcattttatatatatatatatatatatatatatatatatatttgaatattaaaatacttaatataataaattattttatattattttaagccTTCTTTCAAGCAACTTGAAAAAAAGTCCCCTAGTGGGCCCTGATCCCTACACAAGATCCAAAAGTTTTTCGgatttgtattaaaaataataatctaacaaAGATTCATACCACAGCTACTGTTCATGCCAGTAACCCATAAACCCATTTcataccaaaaaaagaaaaaaaagaaagatttgttttatatatatatatattattgaaatacTATCATAGTCTTTATTAATgtgtataatttacatttttaattgtatagtttgcattttccatttttttatttattttttttgtcatttctataagcacatatatatatatatatttatttatttatttattttttttgtcgataaagtttttattttagtgcatcaaactaaatgaaaatgagatatGTTGGGAAAAAATAGCTGAATTCTTTTTAAAAAGATAGCTgaaagtttttaatatattattttattattactttgtttCATTTCATATTCTTTAATTTCAGTTAACTATAATATCCATGCATTTTTTCCTCAAgatatgtttttgtaaaaaaacaacaacaaaaaaagctccCCATTTTCACCCAAAaccctttaattattttattctcagTCCAAATTAATCTTTAATTacatattagtaataataataaaaatatatatagcctgaatgcactgtaagtcactttggataaaagcgtctgctaaatgcaaaatCGTAATTGTATCATAACTCCCATATATCTTCCAATAATGCAAGAACTGGATTATTTGATCTCAcatgaaacacattttattaaagaaatatatgAAACATGTGATATCATttgcaaatgtttaataattaagaatttcaccCCAAGTCCCCAAGTCACAATATTTGTTTTGGGTTTTGCAGTTCTTAATCAAACATCGCTTGACCATGATGAGCATggactgtgtgagtgagtgattgactGTGTAGCCGTATCTCCAGGGCAGGACATGTCGACCACAGCAGGCTGATAATGTACTGCAGCTGTTCAACAGATTCAACCTCTCAGCTCATAAAATCCTACATCAAAACACTCTTTCTCCAGATGGACAATTATCTATAAAAACCAATCTGCCATCTCTTCAAAGCAAAGTAAAGCTCAGGGGTCATGTACTTCACTGTGGATCAGCAGAATCCTTAACCACATAGAGAAAGGATTACCTGTACGAGTCCAACCATGGCCACTGGTACGCTTTTCCTCCTCCATCTCTCCTCGGGAGTTATGTGAAGCAAACACACAAAGCATCTTGTGAAAAACCTCCTTGTTCTGTGGCGGTGGTCCAGAGTCCTCAAGCACAGAGCTTCGCTAAGCATTGTTGGATTTAAAGAGGAATGTTGGCGTGGAGGGTAATTGTCTCTGAGTGGGACAGCAGTGTTATGGCCAGGATATGGCGTGCTGTCTTTATCCTGACAGCTCAGCCCCAAACAGGGCAAGATCCCAGCAGGGATGAACTTCTCATGCTGTCCCGTCCAGGTTTGAGGTTGTGGTTTTGGTGCTCTGGTCAGGGAAAATGTGAGAAAAACAACCTGCGTGTTTTCTGGAACTCCGAAAGAAACAATTTTCAGCTTTGGGATATTGAGTCAACCTCCGAATGCTCCTACGAAATGCTGTGACTGATTTTTTCCCCCAATTACTACTGCAGTGTTATCAAACGCTGAGACATGGCTCCAGACACTGGTATGTGTGGCCAAAACCCTCTAACCAACCTTAATGCAATTTGACTCTCTCCTTAGTGGTTTGAAGGGACATCTTTATACGTTTGGAGCCAGACTCTCTCCTTGAGGCAGCTGTCGAACAGTTGCCAATTAATAACCAAAATGAACTGAAAAGCAGAACTTTCAACAGGCCTTATGAGCATGAAAGTGGAACATGAATTTTATACCAGTATACAaactattatttcagttttagaatAAAGCATAGTTGACTTATAAAAGATCAATTACAAAACGGGGACCAATCTGACCAAAAAATGAAGACAGATATTTATGTTGGGTTGTTGGCATTCTTAATATCATGAACAACGACTCCCTTTCAATTCAAGAGAgtgaatttaaattgaatttccaCGTCTCacaactgtttaaaagtttggggtcagtaagatttatttttattcatttttttttgtggccATGAATTAAGAACACGTTCatagacttttattttaattatggcCACAGTTCACTTATTTGTTCCCTTGTTTTAGTTCAGTCaaaatgagggaacaaattagtacaaCGTGGACACAATTTACTACAACAAGGGAGCAAATTAACAAATTGTGACCACGGAAATACATGTTGTGGAAATGAAAAGTTAATTCATGGCCACaatagatatttttaaataaaatgaggggacaaattagtaaatcgtggcCACAAATAAACATGTTGTGGGAATGAGTCCtaaaccatgtgacactgaagattggggttatgatgctgaaaattcttaattttataatattagtattttatacctttttataccactactgtgtgtgtgtgtgtgcatataaatatatatcaacctccatatatatatatatatatatatatatatatatatatatatatatatatatatatatatatatatatatatatatatatatatatatatgtataaaatatgcataaaagaCTATTTAcattttaccaaccccaaaccaCAACCTATCATTTTCTATGTCTGTAATGCCTATCACTAAATgcctatatattattttgttcatGCCAGTATTTAAAGTTTGCCTTATGAGCTGTATTTCCCGTTCTGTCAGTCATGTCAACGGGGATCTTGCTAGAGAGATGAATCACCTACGAGTGTTAACAAAACGAGCAAATGTACATTGGCGTGCGAGTTTTGCATCGCGCATCCTGTTCTTGGCGGTACCGAACGCCGATTGTCGGCAGCCACCTCCGGTTCcattcttcccggaagtgcatgaAGAGATCACTAGGTCCTGTTTTCTGCCCGAAACAGATCTAGTGCCTCCTCACTACCCTCGACGGCGGGGCGTCTAATGGGTATGTGGAGATCCCCCCAGTTGAGCGTGCTATTACGATGCAGCTTTGCTCGCCAAGCACTGCCGCCTGTTTGGGTAATCCATGCCTCCCATCCAGGACCGGTAAGTTCTTGTCCGCACTGAcagccaaggcttacagagctgctgGACAGGCCGCCTCTGCCCTGCACACCATGGCCCTCCTGCAGGTCTACCAGGGCAAGGCGTTAAAGCAGCTG
This Carassius gibelio isolate Cgi1373 ecotype wild population from Czech Republic chromosome A23, carGib1.2-hapl.c, whole genome shotgun sequence DNA region includes the following protein-coding sequences:
- the LOC127944844 gene encoding protein FAM217B; the encoded protein is MGPILQEQTASATLRKVPDKEKVRTKSAENTGIVASNNKRGGNVYQNKKHLEKTVPLRPGQEKDPPPKAKIVQTAIKAKKAKSPTGGTCKLRGTQGESDLRPPRPKLSCQEGGQERQKIQLEPQCCKEMLQSRVALEKSRRALSLPLAPQPVLQQFPSQKQLSDLDSLHLLEHKEDDTDSASDLSDSERLPVLPSPCTPPQLNLRAEVFNSMELHPHIPGPRTVENNEVSYIYPDFLPPPFNAWSLRELAIFLNTEGKRAPRPKPVGQLENYLERLLQLEWHQIQTIQAENGRHIVPIIRTRAQAASVLVNGNRPRPHTAPPTRLSSPKSFQQGQKAFFSSVVSPSHTQVSRPVCPYCHIRYPLCNGTCSPYAYQRHSRLSPLLERKAPPANFQKRSSSESRASISENRDALKNQHPVSPQAAKAHQKHIQAAGNMRRASHELNTNGKSHSSVRKEKTGRSNEVEKQKDPLGAKCGWVDRHDPVGMKREGGGLRKKMVKDGPRVETGEVRLRSGIKRTVTDGCDAKVATATKTTGKIKHSQYAK